The Tamandua tetradactyla isolate mTamTet1 chromosome 5, mTamTet1.pri, whole genome shotgun sequence genome window below encodes:
- the LOC143683274 gene encoding cytochrome P450 2K6-like, whose translation MNASVANVIVSVLFGKRFDYQDIQFLRLLTLIGENVKLLGGPRIALFNMFPVLGVFLKNYKTVLRNRDELFSFIRMAFLDRRHKFDRNNPRSFIDAFLIKQQEEKEKSTDYFSDENLVAIVNNLFVAGTETTASTLRWGILLMMRYPEIQKKVCDEITKVVGSAQPRIAHRTQMPYTDAVIHEIQRFANILPMSVSRATTSNIVFKNYYIPKVCGEGTEVITLLTSVLRDQTQWERPDAFNPEHFLNSKGKFIKREAFMPFSVGGWEDLTQKAGLDTPSMGSLTPYHSL comes from the exons ATGAATGCTTCCGTTGCCAACGTCATTGTGTCGGTGTTATTTGGAAAACGATTTGACTACCAAGACATCCAATTCCTGAGACTCTTAACCCTGATTGGTGAAAATGTGAAACTCCTTGGAGGTCCAAGAATTGCG cttttCAATATGTTTCCAGTATTGGGAGTCTTCCTGAAAAATTATAAGACAGTACTCAGGAATAGagatgaattattttcttttataaggatGGCTTTCCTAGATCGTCGTCATAAATTTGACAGAAATAATCCAAGAAGTTTCATTGATGCCTTTTTGATCAAACAGCAAGAG gagaaagagaaatctaCTGACTATTTCAGTGATGAAAACTTggtggcaattgttaataatctGTTTGTAGCTGGTACAGAGACCACAGCCTCCACACTGCGCTGGGGGATTCTGCTCATGATGCGATACCCTGAGATTCAGA AAAAGGTCTGTGATGAGATCACCAAAGTTGTAGGATCAGCACAGCCTAGAATTGCACACCGAACTCAAATGCCATACACAGATGCTGTCATTCATGAAATACAGAGATTTGCTAACATCCTGCCTATGAGCGTATCCCGTGCAACAActtcaaatattgtttttaaaaattactatattCCGAAG gtTTGTGGAGAG ggCACTGAGGTCATCACCTTGCTAACTTCTGTACTTCGGGATCAGACCCAGTGGGAAAGACCAGATGCTTTTAACCCTGAACATTTCCTCAATTCCAAGGGAAAGTTTATCAAGAGAGAAGCTTTCATGCCCTTTTCAGTGG